Proteins from one Sarcophilus harrisii chromosome 2, mSarHar1.11, whole genome shotgun sequence genomic window:
- the LOC111718885 gene encoding LOW QUALITY PROTEIN: C-type lectin domain family 4 member K-like (The sequence of the model RefSeq protein was modified relative to this genomic sequence to represent the inferred CDS: substituted 1 base at 1 genomic stop codon): MDRERITENMAPRNMVPRDEKAFRKLRVTQVVLALLVLALAAALKIVVFLYFQGKNEQLERAKVFNEALKRQNXILAQRFSERYIGHGAHLYYFSCGNMSWNDAEQYCVSRGSHLTSVTSAEEQEFIYEKGADATFWIGLNNQKSSNWTWTDGSRFNETQSKKFWVPGQPNNRGNNEHCVVSWTVRRKSWKDKHCQQHFKFICKRKRDSSRTCNKPVSKSSRTY; the protein is encoded by the exons ATGGACAGAGAAAGAATCACTGAAAACATGGCCCCAAGGAACATGGTGCCCCGTGATGAAAAGG CCTTCAGGAAGCTGAGGGTCACACAAGTTGTCCTGGCGCTCTTAGTTCTTGCTCTGGCTGCTGCGCTTAAAATTGTGGTTTTCCTCT attttcaagggaaaaatgaGCAACTTGAGAGGGCCAAGGTCTTCAATGAAGCTCTGAAACGGCAAAATT AAATCCTAGCTCAGAGATTCTCCGAGCGTTATATTGGCCATGGCGCACATCTCTACTACTTTTCCTGTGGCAACATGTCCTGGAACGATGCTGAGCAGTACTGTGTGTCAAGGGGCTCCCACCTGACGTCAGTGACCTCAGCAGAAGAACAG gaatttatttatgaaaaaggGGCCGATGCCACATTCTGGATTGGACTAAATAACCAGAAGAGCTCCAACTGGACGTGGACAGATGGCAGCCGATTCAATGAGACTCAAAGCAAGAA GTTTTGGGTACCAGGGCAGCCAAATAACAGAGGAAACAATGAGCACTGTGTAGTGTCCTGGACAGTTAGGCGCAAGTCATGGAAGGATAAGCATTGCCAGCAGCATTTCAAATTCATTTGTAAGAGAAAACGTGACTCATCTAGAACATGCAATAAACCAGTCAGCAAATCTTCCAGAACTTATTAA